The genomic stretch TGGACAATACCAAGCCAATACGACTCAATAAATTTATTGCTCAATGCGGGATTGCCTCTCGCCGTGGAGCAGATGACCTTGTCTTTAGCGGAAAGGTTTCCGTCAACGGAAAGTTGGCAGACTCACCTGGCTACAAAGTCGATCCGACTAGTGACATTGTCAAAGTCAACAACAAAACCATCGGTTTGCAATCAACAGCACAGAATATCACCTTGATGATCAACAAGCCGATTGAAGTTGTTACAACGGCCAGCGACCCTCAGGGAAGAACAACTGTTTTGGATTTATTGCCGGAAAAATTTAAAAAAATTCGCCCTTTCCCGGTTGGGCGCTTGGACTATTTCTCTGAAGGCCTGTTACTTCTAACAACCGATGGTGACCTTTGTTATCGGCTGACTCACCCCAAGTTCCACCTTCCCAAAGTCTACCGAGTGACTGTGCGTGGTAGAGTTCCCGATGCAGTATTGAAGACCATGCGATCGGGCATGACGTTGGAGGATGGAGAGAAACTGGCCCCAGTCCTGATCGATCTCAAAAAGTACACCGATGGGAAGCAAATCCTGGACATGACTCTTACGCAAGGTGTCAATCGCCAGATTCGACGGATGTTTGCAGAGTCCGACATCACTATATTGAAGCTACGCCGCACAAAACAGGGGCCGCTCAACATAGGCAGCCTTAAGCCAGGTAAATGGCGTGAACTGTCAGAAAGAGAGTTAGCCTCTCTCAAAAAGGCAGTTGAACTCGCTTAAAAGCCCTGAGAGTTATCCTCCACAATCACGCCTTCTGGAGGACTGAACTGAAAGATATCCTCATCCAGAGCGACATCAAGTTCAATACCGGATAGCCGGACTTCATTGCCGTTGCCGTAAAAATCTACGATCATGACCTGACGCAGTAAGCCTGTGTCAGGTTCAACACCGATAAAGGCCAGCACCATCCCTGGCTCAGGCTCTTTCGGAGTCAACTGCAGGATAACATTTCCCTTACCCCACTTTTCCCGGACTGCCTCAGCCCCTTCCCACTCTGTTTTAACAAAAAAATCTTCTTTCAGGTTGGCCTGACCAGAGATGAAGCGAAGGATGGTTTTGGAGTTTAACAGGCTCTCCACGCTATACTTAATTGCCAACTCATCTTCTTCAATATAGTCCCAGGCAAAATCAGGTCCGACAATGAGTAACTCCTTTTCAGGCTCACTGGTTTCCCACCGAACTCTGGAAGGCTGTTTGAACCAGATTTTCCCTTTGCGAACATCTACTTCGCCACTAGCAATGTTTGTCAGCTCCTGTACAAAGTCTGCTTGGAACGAATCCATATTTTCATATTTTTCCTGAATCAGATTCGGCATTGCCTCTGCATCAACTTCCGCAGCCCATGAGGGGGAAGTGGCAAAGAGTACCAGCGCCGCAATAACCAATATATTTTTAACCTGCATACTGATCTCCAGATTATTCCTTTACTAAAACTTTTCTGGGCTTACTGCCTTCTTGAGGACCGAGTATCCCTTCCATCTCCATTTGCTCAATATAGCGTGCTGCCCTGTTGAAACCTATCCTGAACCTTCGCTGCAACAACGAGATGGATGCTTTCCCTTGACTGAGCACGAATTGTACCGCTTCATCATAAACAGGGTCGTTCGATGCACCTCCACCGACAGAACCACCAGAATTTTCAGCATCTTTTTTCCAATCCGAAAAGTCCAGATCAAAGTTCTGCGGTTCATGCTCCTTCCAAAAATTAACCACGTGTGCAATTTCTGTTTCATCAACGTACGCTCCGTGCATACGCTTCAACTTGCCACCACTTGGCTTGAACAGCATATCACCCTTGCCAAGCAGGCGTTCGGCGCCGACCGAGTCCAGGATGGTTCGAGAATCGAATTTTGATGTCACAAAGAAAGAAATACGCGTAGGAAAGTTGGCCTTGATCAAGCCGGTCACAACATCAACACTCGGCCGTTGCGTGGCAAGAATCATATGTATACCGGCAGCACGAGCCAGTTGTGCAAGCCGAACAATACACTGTTCAACATCCTTGGCCGCAGTCATCATCAGATCAGCCAACTCATCAATAATAATGACTAAGTATGGCATGGGTTTGAAGCTTTCAAACTCTTCCGGGAGGTTCCCCCCATAGCTTTCGAGCTTCTTATTGTACCCTTCGATATTACGGACGCCCATTTTGGCCATTTTTTCATACCGGCAATCCATCTCGAAAACAGCCCATTCAAGTGCAGACTTGGCCAAACTCATCTCGGTTACAACCGGATGTACCAAATGGGGCAACTCTGCATATGGAGCCAGCTCAATGCGCTTGGGATCAACCAACAGCAACTTAACCTTGTCCGGTCCAGCCTTATACAGCAGGCTCAATAAAAAGCCGTTGATTCCAACTGACTTACCTGCTCCAGTTGCACCAGCAACAAGCAAATGCGGCATCTTGGCAAGATCAGCAACCTTGGTCGCACCATGAATATCTTTGCCGAGGGCAAGTGTTAATGGGGAAGAACTCTTTGCGAATTGTGAAGATTCTAGAACCTCACGTAAATAGACTGTCTCCCTGTCAATGTTGGGTATTTCGATACCAACACTGTCTTTCCCCGGAATTGGTGCTTCAATTCGTACGGATTCAGCTCGAAGAGCAAGGGCAATGTCATCGGTGAGGTTTTCGATTTTACTCACCTTGACGCCTGGCGCCGGTTTGAACTCGAACATGGTGACAACCGGTCCGGGTACAACTTGTTGAATCTCACCATTCACATTAAAATCATTCAGACACTCTTTCAGTCTATCCGAAAGGGGCTGTAAGACTTCAGCTGTCTGGCTCGTCTTTTGATCAGCAGGAGGAGACAACAAGTCGGAACTCGGTAACTCTCCGTTGCCAGAGACTACTTTGCTCGCTTTGCTGACCGGCGTCTTTTTGTTTTGTTTTTTCTTGGTATTAGCGTGTTTTACCTTCTGTTTTTTGGATGGCTGCTCCAAATCAACATATTCTAGATCCAGTTCTTTCTCTTGGCTTGACTTCTCTGCTTCCTTGGCTGCTTTTCGAGCAGCTTTTTGCGCTTTTCTCTCTTCCTTTCTCTCAAGTCTAGTAGCATTCCATTCAGCAAAGCGATCATTTGAAGACGAGAGCCAAGACAACAGGTGCTCCCACACAGTGGCCCAGGAAAAACCGACTAAAGCCTGGAAAGAAGCAATGGTTACAAACAACCACAATAAAAGAGAGCCCAGCGGCCGCAGATACGGCAACGTCAGCCTCGTGATAATATCTCTTCCAAGGTATCCGCTGCCAATCAAGCCATACGCGTCGTCTGGAACATCAAAGAGCCAAGGATGCATGGCCCATGCTTCGAATGCGATAAACAGTCCGATCAAGCCAAGCCAACGGACTCGGGACAAGCGGATTCTCGATACGAATCGAGCCAAGCCGAGGTAGAGGAAGTAAAAAGGCCAGACCATGGCACCAAGGCCAAAGATTTCAACCAGAAATCCGGCACAATATGACCCAGCGACTCCGACGACGTTCTGAACAACCCAACCGGGAGTAACAGACTGGTTGAAGCTGGGATCACTGGGATGAAATGACAACAAACTCAAAAAGAGAAATGCCGAAAAAAACAAAAACAGTAATCCGACAAACTCCTTACCATACCCTTTGTGTACAGACTGAGCAGTTGATTTCCTTCGTGCCATGTATATTCCTCACTTCCCAAAAAAGGTCCTGAACAGCGAACTGTCCACGACCTTTTTACGCAGTTTATAGAACGAGTTGCAA from Pseudodesulfovibrio profundus encodes the following:
- a CDS encoding pseudouridine synthase translates to MDNTKPIRLNKFIAQCGIASRRGADDLVFSGKVSVNGKLADSPGYKVDPTSDIVKVNNKTIGLQSTAQNITLMINKPIEVVTTASDPQGRTTVLDLLPEKFKKIRPFPVGRLDYFSEGLLLLTTDGDLCYRLTHPKFHLPKVYRVTVRGRVPDAVLKTMRSGMTLEDGEKLAPVLIDLKKYTDGKQILDMTLTQGVNRQIRRMFAESDITILKLRRTKQGPLNIGSLKPGKWRELSERELASLKKAVELA
- a CDS encoding LolA family protein, which encodes MQVKNILVIAALVLFATSPSWAAEVDAEAMPNLIQEKYENMDSFQADFVQELTNIASGEVDVRKGKIWFKQPSRVRWETSEPEKELLIVGPDFAWDYIEEDELAIKYSVESLLNSKTILRFISGQANLKEDFFVKTEWEGAEAVREKWGKGNVILQLTPKEPEPGMVLAFIGVEPDTGLLRQVMIVDFYGNGNEVRLSGIELDVALDEDIFQFSPPEGVIVEDNSQGF
- a CDS encoding DNA translocase FtsK, with product MARRKSTAQSVHKGYGKEFVGLLFLFFSAFLFLSLLSFHPSDPSFNQSVTPGWVVQNVVGVAGSYCAGFLVEIFGLGAMVWPFYFLYLGLARFVSRIRLSRVRWLGLIGLFIAFEAWAMHPWLFDVPDDAYGLIGSGYLGRDIITRLTLPYLRPLGSLLLWLFVTIASFQALVGFSWATVWEHLLSWLSSSNDRFAEWNATRLERKEERKAQKAARKAAKEAEKSSQEKELDLEYVDLEQPSKKQKVKHANTKKKQNKKTPVSKASKVVSGNGELPSSDLLSPPADQKTSQTAEVLQPLSDRLKECLNDFNVNGEIQQVVPGPVVTMFEFKPAPGVKVSKIENLTDDIALALRAESVRIEAPIPGKDSVGIEIPNIDRETVYLREVLESSQFAKSSSPLTLALGKDIHGATKVADLAKMPHLLVAGATGAGKSVGINGFLLSLLYKAGPDKVKLLLVDPKRIELAPYAELPHLVHPVVTEMSLAKSALEWAVFEMDCRYEKMAKMGVRNIEGYNKKLESYGGNLPEEFESFKPMPYLVIIIDELADLMMTAAKDVEQCIVRLAQLARAAGIHMILATQRPSVDVVTGLIKANFPTRISFFVTSKFDSRTILDSVGAERLLGKGDMLFKPSGGKLKRMHGAYVDETEIAHVVNFWKEHEPQNFDLDFSDWKKDAENSGGSVGGGASNDPVYDEAVQFVLSQGKASISLLQRRFRIGFNRAARYIEQMEMEGILGPQEGSKPRKVLVKE